TCACTATCGCGAAAATCACTGATATTCTTGCCGTTATCAATTCCATTCCTTGACCAAATAAATTTATCTTTATGGGGAGGTACAGTGCCGATAATATATATATAACCTGATTTGCCGACATTCATATTCTTTAGAACATTTTCAAGTGTGGTGAGTGAATTCAGTTTTTCACCAACATAAATCATTCCGACAATATTACTGTCTTTATCATAATATGGCTCATAATAGCTTACATACCAATCATTTACAACATAAGCGATACCTTCATAAGGTTTACCCTTAAGAATTTCGCTTAATACAGGATTTTTCACACCATTTGGATTTACAGCAGGAATATAAGTTCCTATTGCACGATTTCCCTCAGCATTTTTAACAGTTGTGGCGATTCTAAGCATATCACCTTCCTTGTTAATTCTCTGAAAAATTGTAACAGTACCGTCTGCAAGGCGGGTAGTCATATCAACCGGTTCCGAATTGTCTTCAAAATTATCAGTTTTACCAATCCACTTCCCATTATAAATAGCTTTGGGAATATCTATTTCAGAAACTTCACCACTGAGTTGATTTTTGATTTTCCATCGAAGTAGTTCACCTTTGAAGCTGAGACCACCGTTTTTATCAATTTCAGCTCTTAAAATATTGATTGCAACTTTATTTTTGATATTGAAAAGTTCGTGAGAAGTTTGGCAAATGTTAAATGCATCGTAGGTTATTTGGTTAATGTTGGAATTAGCAAGACTTACAAGTTCATCACCTGATTTATTAAGCATTTTATCCTGAATATTCATAGTAATTACCATAATAATCATTACAGGTGCAATAGCAGCAAGTATTGTCATTATAATTACTTTCGCTCTGATTGAGAAATCCACTAATCTATTTCTCCTTTTTGTGAAATTAATACAAAATCTGAACCTGATTTCCTGCTTCAGTTGCTCTTTCCAGTGCATTCATTGAATCTTTAACCAATACATCAATTTCATAGTCTTTGGAAGGCGAAGCCATACCCATACTTATAGTTACGCTAAACCTTCCGCCACCGTGTTCGATAATTGTGTTAGCTACATCAGCTCTTATTCTTTCGGCAGTCATTCTTGAGCTTGTTGCATCACGACCAAGAAAAACCAAGCCGTAAGTTGTTTCATCAACACTTCCGAAAAGGTCATAATCCTTGATGTAACGCTTTACTCTCTCGAGAATTACCTGACTAGTATATTCAAATCTATTTGGGAAATTGCCGGGGTCTAAAGAAGCATACTTATCAAATCTGAATAAACAAAGAGCAAGGTCTGACTTCATATCTTTTGCTCTGGATACTTCTTCGTTCAATCTTTTGTATAATGCAACAGGATTTAATAAACCGGTAAACTGGTCAGTTAGTGCTGATGTTTTAAGAGCATTCATGAGATACATCTTCTCAATACTGTTACCAGCCTGGTTTCCAATCAGTTCCACAACTGAAATATCAAAATCGGTTAAACTGTCAGAGGCTTCAGTCTCTATGAAGATAGCTCCGTAAATCTGTGTTTTCGACTTAATCGGAACGCTCAAAAATTCCCCTTCGAGCTTGTGTTCATCTTTATGTACGCGATATAGTTTTGATTGTTCAGTAGTTTTCAAATGAATGGATTTACATTCATAAATTGCCTTTCCGAGTAAAGTATCCTCAAGCTGAACTTCCATTTCGTTGCAGTCCTTTCCCGAACCTTTATAAGCCATAATTCTCCAAATATCTTTTTCAGAATCATAGCCGCAGTTACCATTTGCAGCATTTGGGAACAAAACTTTCAGACTTTCAGTTATCATTTCCGCAATATTATCATTTCCGTCTTTGGAATTCGACTCTGCATTATGAAACGCTGTAATTGCTTCAAGAGTCTTGCTTGCCTGAAGCAGGTCATATTTATGAGTATAACTTTTTACAAGAGCACCAACAAGCTTGGTAAAATGCCCAAGAAATGCAACTGTTGATGAATCGTACGCATTCTTTGATTCAGAATCAGCAATCAATACACCAACGATACCATCTCCCCAAAAAACAGGAACACCAATCAACGAACCTGTGGATGCTGCTGTTTTGTAATATGGAATTAAATCCAACTCTGCAGCAGGATTAATTTCAGAAAGGATTTGAGGTTTCCCGTTGGTAATGATCTGACTAATTATATCGCTGTTCAATTGAAATTTGAGTCTGTTTTTTATTGCAAGAGGTGCACTTGTAACATAAGATTCGAGTATAAGTTCATCGGATTGTGAATTAAAGAGCATAAAAAGAGCGGTTCTTGTATCTGTTGATGAGCGGATAATAGTAAGAACTCGTGTCATAAAATACTCAAACTCTTTTCGTGGCTCGTCACCAAGAAGCTGGTCGGTTTCAGTAAAAACATTTATAGGTAAATCAATAATTTTTCCACTGTATTTTCCGGTCTGACTCTCTTTTTCAATTATTTTTATTACTTCATTTTCCTGAATTTGCGTTTTCTCTGCACAGTCAGATTTTCTACTT
This window of the Ignavibacteriota bacterium genome carries:
- a CDS encoding GAF domain-containing protein, whose translation is MGKKNFQIRNFITPGDILAVFIIIAGLFVAMFFEEIAIRIIGVCISILGAVFLFILISQRISDVVETRYTKTGAPPPDFKVTTTKDSSAKRLQVEDFGQSFGDDVDFPTPQPAIPKNETAESERAKVNATSDTKSGKITDNEFNDSFSGMRIVGKVKASHQELSKEKDEPIRLQTLGAKATTRYRDSQTQRPEAIQTAYTAQPGKIEQESRKSDCAEKTQIQENEVIKIIEKESQTGKYSGKIIDLPINVFTETDQLLGDEPRKEFEYFMTRVLTIIRSSTDTRTALFMLFNSQSDELILESYVTSAPLAIKNRLKFQLNSDIISQIITNGKPQILSEINPAAELDLIPYYKTAASTGSLIGVPVFWGDGIVGVLIADSESKNAYDSSTVAFLGHFTKLVGALVKSYTHKYDLLQASKTLEAITAFHNAESNSKDGNDNIAEMITESLKVLFPNAANGNCGYDSEKDIWRIMAYKGSGKDCNEMEVQLEDTLLGKAIYECKSIHLKTTEQSKLYRVHKDEHKLEGEFLSVPIKSKTQIYGAIFIETEASDSLTDFDISVVELIGNQAGNSIEKMYLMNALKTSALTDQFTGLLNPVALYKRLNEEVSRAKDMKSDLALCLFRFDKYASLDPGNFPNRFEYTSQVILERVKRYIKDYDLFGSVDETTYGLVFLGRDATSSRMTAERIRADVANTIIEHGGGRFSVTISMGMASPSKDYEIDVLVKDSMNALERATEAGNQVQILY